TAACCTGGAAAAAGCTTCCCGGCCGCGAATAAATGGCATGCTGATATTGCGTGGAGCATAACTTCAAACAGCAACTTATTCGATGCTGAGCAGTCTAACTATCAGATATCTGAAGAAGGGGGTGTGCCATGTTTTTACTAATGAAAAGTGCACAGATGAAAAGTACGCGGATAAAAAATCTGCATCTGAATCAGAAAAAAGCACGCCTCTGTCTGGTGGCGGCGACGGTGCTGCTGCTTTCCGGCTGTGTCACGATACCGGACGCGATTAAAGGCACGTCGCCCACGCCGCAGGACGATCTGGTGCGTGTCATGAATGCGCCACAGATTTATGTCGGTCAGGAGTCACGCTTTGGCGGGCGAGTGGTCAGCATCCGCAATGAGGCACATAAAACCCGTCTGGAAATTGCCAGCATGCCGCTGGATAGCGGCGCGAAACCGCGGTTGGATATGCCATCAGAAGGACGTTTTATTGCCTATGTGAACCGCTTTCTGGAACCTGTCGATTTTAAAGACCAACTGGTGACCGTTGTTGGGCCGATTGTCGGCACCGAACAGGGTGCTATCGGTGATAAACCTTATCGCTATGTTGTGATCGACGCACAAGGCTACAAACGCTGGAATGTCGTGCAGCGTCTGGTGATGCCACCTGGCGGCTACGGTTATGGCCCGTGGGGATGGCGTGCGGGTTACGGCTATGGTTGGGGCCCCGGATGGGGATTTGACGGTGGCTGGCCGGGGCCGGCGCAGGTTGAGAATGTCGTGACAGAATAAAATTATTTCGTTCGACGTGAAGAGATCAGGCGACGCAGGTTGCCTGATTTTTTTTGAATAAAGAATAAATTAGTGATCGTTCTCGCAACCTTGACATTGTTTGTTAGCTAACTGGTAGGCTGAGTTAAAATAATGTTAATAACAATAGGCCTTTGAGGGCGACGATGATGCCACTAAAAAAATATCTCGGGAGTGACGTCTTGGAAAAAATTTGGTT
The genomic region above belongs to Pectobacterium colocasium and contains:
- a CDS encoding Slp family lipoprotein → MKSTRIKNLHLNQKKARLCLVAATVLLLSGCVTIPDAIKGTSPTPQDDLVRVMNAPQIYVGQESRFGGRVVSIRNEAHKTRLEIASMPLDSGAKPRLDMPSEGRFIAYVNRFLEPVDFKDQLVTVVGPIVGTEQGAIGDKPYRYVVIDAQGYKRWNVVQRLVMPPGGYGYGPWGWRAGYGYGWGPGWGFDGGWPGPAQVENVVTE